One genomic window of Desulfatibacillum aliphaticivorans DSM 15576 includes the following:
- the dctP gene encoding TRAP transporter substrate-binding protein DctP, which translates to MKARSLFWAVLSIVCLTLAAPGYASAAEVVWKAGTLVPKGVGYANQIQNILNPGLAKATDGQVFLKVYYGGVMGDDEDYLKKMRIGQLQGTGTSVQGALMVCPEMGAVNLPMMFKNWEEVDYIKKKMYPVYDGVLNDKGFKLILWLDQGFDQFYSVKFPLDAMDQFKKVRFVTWCGDIEEEFFTAIGATAIPVNAPELNTSLRQGLADAYIGPPIWALSTQMYSVVRYISALNVRYSPSVFIITMEAWEALSPQQQQNIMAAREQWQTDFCEGSRQDNDKCLEAMFKYGVTKVEMSPNMEHALYAAVRPLWDELVGEYYSQEILDEIVDNLDEFRQSQ; encoded by the coding sequence ATGAAAGCTAGAAGTCTTTTTTGGGCCGTGCTTTCCATCGTGTGCCTCACTTTGGCTGCGCCCGGGTATGCTTCGGCTGCAGAGGTGGTGTGGAAAGCAGGGACGCTGGTGCCCAAGGGGGTGGGCTACGCCAATCAAATTCAAAACATTTTAAATCCCGGCCTGGCCAAGGCTACGGACGGCCAGGTGTTTTTAAAGGTGTACTACGGCGGTGTGATGGGGGACGACGAGGACTATTTAAAAAAAATGCGCATAGGCCAGTTGCAAGGCACCGGCACATCGGTGCAGGGCGCGTTGATGGTCTGTCCGGAGATGGGCGCCGTCAACCTTCCCATGATGTTCAAAAACTGGGAGGAAGTGGATTACATCAAAAAGAAAATGTACCCGGTTTATGACGGGGTCTTGAATGACAAGGGTTTTAAGCTGATTTTGTGGCTGGATCAGGGGTTTGACCAGTTTTATTCCGTAAAGTTCCCTTTGGACGCCATGGATCAGTTTAAAAAGGTCCGCTTTGTCACCTGGTGCGGCGACATTGAAGAGGAGTTTTTCACCGCAATAGGCGCCACCGCCATTCCGGTTAACGCTCCTGAGCTGAACACATCCCTGCGGCAAGGCCTGGCGGACGCTTACATAGGCCCCCCAATATGGGCGTTGTCCACCCAGATGTATTCGGTGGTAAGATATATCAGCGCACTCAACGTGCGGTACTCTCCCAGCGTGTTCATTATTACCATGGAAGCCTGGGAAGCCCTGTCGCCCCAGCAGCAGCAAAACATCATGGCCGCCCGGGAGCAGTGGCAAACGGATTTTTGCGAGGGTTCCAGGCAGGACAACGATAAATGCCTGGAAGCCATGTTCAAATATGGAGTTACGAAGGTTGAAATGAGCCCGAACATGGAACACGCCTTGTACGCCGCGGTCAGGCCTCTATGGGACGAGCTGGTGGGCGAATATTATTCCCAAGAGATCCTGGACGAGATCGTGGACAATTTGGACGAATTCAGACAAAGCCAATAG
- the dctP gene encoding TRAP transporter substrate-binding protein DctP, producing MPKKQVACALVLLTFVALILFPGSAYSGTYEYIWKSGSLVPKGVGYATQINQIFVPGLLGATDGKLILKTYFGGIMGDDEDVLKKVQAGQLEAAGSGAQLAFMVCPDLGVTSLPFLFNSYDEVDYIRKAMYPAFDEITQSRGLKLLLWLDQGFDQIYSVDKPIASLESFENIKFLTWCGDIEVSFIETMGASAVPVDVPEFNAGIRQGVAEAYIGPPIWGVSTQMYSVLRYVNTTNVRYSPAVFVVSMEAWNALPAEYQKRISAQRESWQTPFIEGSRADNKKCLEAMLKYGVQKVETPPEVLEALKRKSRPIYDKMADRVYSRKILTRTERLLEEYRASHAGG from the coding sequence ATGCCGAAAAAACAAGTCGCCTGTGCGCTGGTCCTGCTTACGTTTGTCGCGCTGATCCTGTTTCCCGGGTCAGCATATTCCGGAACCTATGAATATATCTGGAAGTCCGGCTCCTTGGTTCCGAAAGGGGTTGGCTACGCAACCCAGATCAATCAAATTTTCGTCCCCGGCCTTTTGGGGGCTACGGACGGGAAACTCATCCTGAAAACCTATTTCGGCGGAATCATGGGGGACGATGAAGACGTCTTGAAAAAGGTGCAAGCCGGCCAACTTGAGGCTGCGGGATCGGGAGCGCAGCTTGCATTCATGGTCTGCCCGGATCTGGGCGTCACCAGCCTGCCTTTCTTGTTCAACAGCTATGACGAGGTGGATTACATCCGCAAGGCCATGTATCCGGCCTTTGATGAAATCACCCAAAGCAGAGGCCTTAAGCTCCTTTTATGGCTGGATCAGGGCTTTGACCAGATTTATTCCGTGGACAAGCCCATCGCCTCGCTGGAGTCCTTTGAAAACATAAAGTTTCTCACCTGGTGCGGCGACATTGAAGTCTCGTTTATTGAAACCATGGGCGCTTCCGCCGTCCCGGTGGATGTTCCCGAATTCAACGCCGGCATACGGCAAGGCGTTGCAGAGGCTTATATCGGCCCTCCCATATGGGGTGTATCCACTCAGATGTACTCCGTGCTCAGGTACGTCAACACTACCAATGTCAGATACTCTCCGGCCGTTTTCGTGGTCTCCATGGAAGCATGGAACGCCTTGCCCGCAGAGTATCAAAAACGCATTTCCGCCCAGCGAGAAAGTTGGCAGACTCCTTTTATTGAAGGCTCCAGGGCCGACAATAAAAAATGCCTGGAAGCCATGCTCAAATACGGCGTGCAAAAAGTGGAAACGCCGCCGGAAGTGCTTGAAGCGCTTAAAAGAAAATCCCGGCCCATTTATGACAAAATGGCGGACAGGGTTTATTCCAGAAAAATTTTAACCCGGACCGAACGCCTGCTTGAGGAGTATAGAGCCTCCCATGCAGGAGGTTAA
- a CDS encoding DUF3795 domain-containing protein, whose protein sequence is MGGINKDWLAPCGLYCGVCGIMYADRDGNEKFKERLCSVYGTRPEDIKCKGCMAENEEDVFLYCRSCPIKQCCVEKGIEGCYQCDAFPCGHINNFPMPVGKKVMLRAVPQWREWGTEKWVEEEEKRYHCPECGYKLFRGAKRCRNCKAEVDAD, encoded by the coding sequence GTGGGGGGGATCAATAAGGATTGGCTGGCGCCGTGCGGCTTGTATTGCGGCGTGTGCGGCATCATGTATGCGGATCGGGACGGAAACGAGAAGTTTAAAGAGCGCTTGTGCAGCGTTTATGGGACCAGGCCCGAGGATATCAAGTGTAAAGGGTGCATGGCGGAGAACGAAGAGGACGTTTTTTTGTACTGCCGCTCTTGTCCCATTAAGCAATGCTGCGTGGAAAAAGGGATTGAGGGGTGCTATCAGTGCGACGCCTTTCCTTGCGGCCACATCAACAATTTCCCCATGCCCGTCGGCAAAAAAGTCATGCTGAGAGCCGTGCCGCAATGGCGGGAGTGGGGAACGGAAAAGTGGGTTGAAGAGGAGGAAAAGCGCTACCATTGCCCTGAATGCGGGTACAAGTTGTTCCGGGGCGCT
- a CDS encoding right-handed parallel beta-helix repeat-containing protein yields the protein MNSTDFSRATLRAFASLAVIALAMVFFPAQGFCDYYTPGGGTTYTLDQLVGLSGGVVTGESPNYQLNDDLIINEGDALNISPAVETTLVISYNVTLVISGTLQVQGSEESPVVFTGIERKGGGAWDTIYVTGNGSVNMSYAQVYGAECGLYLVNITPTAPGSVIDHCSFENCEWPGIELKNYDAPSFTLTNSILAQNGEDGLTLEGVWQSAVTVTGNWFHDNGWAGIFVYEGSQNLLIQGNAFTSNANYGIEAAVGGPNMQVLNNLIYDTYGTGIALNTGSYYLNKDETDFYTAGEQAVIQSNVIIGSQDEGIYSYYSSGHNISNNVIADNAAGIYLENSWNDLVAVNTIGECTLDDSLFSLDSLDLPFSYGDGLEVEVLGGPLDDRDVEANAGPGIVVEDSIPGLGAEPAEYGWIEVNTTNADNWAAYQEPIKQDEDLDDYPMEEAAIGFDFPVSYTAATGVEYYTHFSMTSNGIVELAAQQYGTEGIWDYESRGYFTNYYSEYTLLFANSDDWVDTGDAVYETHNGQQVRMNGFGYRHFQAGDVDGDGKTVPEECLVLRWYMQHWVDAYYAVGAAPIWNDFQVIIYPDGRIRWNNKAENAHGITFSNYCGLYAGYNETPFEIMAVNDPQSKTSYLFDPAKARKTTNQILGNTMINNAANVSQPKAPIEDGDDIPFVMTGGTCLHNALFVDMRSNTIKSDIMCLQLNGSGPLSATVNFNNIISYGDFERKGAAPGWISVENNTNYTVDARYNYWDAYGDPDAYLNGDVWIDPWLTSAVPDPEESGILLYYPFNVDSNGAVITVTSGMYPGMSLVFPQGAVDYQEEPLRKAGSITVTPGITFTVGELLPEPALPSYIQGVGKPFVFTPSGQTFSTPITITMPYKGYTAPTLVYYFDTVSLTWKTDGITVVSVNEKNRTVTFTTTHFTVFAAGLTKSAGGGDDDNPPYHYHRGEWNDDHFVDCFVDSLGGAGSLPFIPAALAMLLAALGLRRKQT from the coding sequence ATGAATTCCACAGACTTCTCCCGGGCCACTCTACGTGCATTTGCGTCTTTGGCGGTTATTGCATTAGCTATGGTCTTTTTTCCCGCCCAGGGTTTTTGCGATTATTACACCCCCGGCGGAGGAACGACTTACACCCTGGACCAATTGGTGGGCCTTTCCGGCGGGGTTGTGACCGGTGAAAGCCCCAATTATCAATTGAACGACGATCTCATCATTAATGAAGGGGACGCGTTAAACATTTCCCCTGCCGTGGAAACCACCTTGGTTATCTCCTATAACGTTACGCTGGTGATCTCAGGAACCCTGCAGGTTCAGGGATCGGAAGAAAGCCCTGTCGTCTTCACTGGGATAGAGCGAAAAGGGGGGGGCGCATGGGATACAATCTACGTGACCGGAAACGGCTCGGTGAACATGAGCTACGCCCAGGTATACGGCGCCGAATGCGGCTTGTACTTAGTGAACATTACTCCTACTGCGCCGGGCAGCGTGATAGATCATTGCTCGTTTGAAAACTGTGAATGGCCAGGCATTGAATTGAAGAACTACGACGCTCCCAGTTTCACCCTGACCAACTCCATTCTCGCCCAAAATGGCGAAGACGGATTGACCCTGGAGGGCGTATGGCAATCGGCCGTCACGGTTACCGGCAACTGGTTTCATGACAATGGATGGGCCGGCATTTTTGTGTATGAAGGAAGCCAGAATCTTTTGATCCAGGGCAATGCGTTCACCAGCAATGCTAATTACGGCATTGAAGCCGCTGTCGGCGGCCCCAATATGCAAGTCCTTAATAACCTGATTTATGACACTTATGGGACCGGCATCGCCCTTAACACAGGATCTTATTACTTGAACAAGGACGAGACAGACTTTTATACGGCGGGAGAACAGGCTGTCATTCAGTCCAACGTCATCATAGGCAGCCAGGATGAAGGCATCTACTCCTACTATTCTTCCGGCCACAATATCTCCAACAACGTCATCGCCGACAATGCTGCGGGCATCTATCTGGAAAACTCCTGGAACGACCTCGTCGCCGTCAACACCATCGGCGAATGCACCCTGGACGACTCTCTGTTCTCCCTGGATTCTTTGGATCTGCCTTTTTCGTACGGCGACGGTTTGGAAGTCGAAGTCCTTGGCGGCCCCCTTGACGACAGGGATGTTGAGGCCAATGCAGGCCCCGGCATTGTTGTGGAAGATTCCATTCCCGGCCTGGGCGCCGAACCCGCGGAATATGGCTGGATTGAAGTGAACACGACCAACGCCGACAATTGGGCGGCCTACCAGGAGCCCATAAAACAGGATGAGGACCTGGACGACTATCCCATGGAAGAAGCCGCCATTGGCTTCGACTTCCCCGTGTCCTACACGGCTGCAACCGGCGTGGAGTACTATACCCATTTTTCCATGACTTCCAACGGAATCGTGGAACTGGCCGCTCAGCAATACGGAACCGAGGGGATCTGGGATTACGAGAGCAGGGGGTATTTCACCAATTATTATTCGGAGTACACCCTGTTGTTCGCAAACTCCGACGACTGGGTGGACACAGGCGATGCCGTTTACGAAACCCACAACGGCCAGCAAGTGCGCATGAACGGCTTTGGATACCGCCATTTCCAGGCAGGAGATGTGGACGGAGACGGCAAAACCGTGCCCGAAGAATGCCTGGTTCTCCGGTGGTACATGCAGCACTGGGTGGACGCCTATTACGCCGTGGGCGCCGCCCCGATCTGGAACGACTTTCAGGTGATCATCTATCCCGACGGCCGCATCCGCTGGAACAACAAGGCGGAAAACGCCCATGGCATCACCTTCAGCAACTATTGCGGCCTGTACGCCGGCTACAACGAAACGCCCTTTGAAATCATGGCGGTCAACGATCCCCAGTCCAAAACGTCTTATCTGTTCGATCCCGCCAAAGCCAGGAAGACCACCAATCAGATCTTGGGCAACACCATGATCAACAACGCGGCAAACGTTTCGCAGCCCAAGGCTCCGATTGAAGACGGTGATGACATTCCCTTTGTTATGACAGGCGGAACGTGCCTACACAACGCCCTTTTTGTGGACATGAGATCCAATACCATAAAATCGGACATCATGTGCCTGCAACTGAACGGAAGCGGACCTTTATCCGCAACCGTCAACTTTAACAACATTATTTCCTATGGGGATTTTGAACGGAAGGGGGCGGCGCCCGGATGGATCAGTGTGGAAAACAACACAAACTATACTGTGGACGCCCGCTACAACTACTGGGACGCCTACGGAGACCCGGACGCCTATTTGAACGGCGACGTTTGGATCGACCCCTGGCTGACCTCCGCCGTTCCCGATCCGGAGGAATCCGGCATCCTGCTGTATTATCCCTTTAACGTGGATTCCAACGGCGCGGTGATCACCGTCACCTCCGGGATGTATCCGGGCATGTCTTTGGTCTTCCCTCAGGGCGCCGTGGATTACCAGGAGGAGCCCCTTCGGAAAGCAGGCAGCATAACCGTCACCCCGGGCATCACGTTCACCGTGGGCGAACTTTTGCCCGAACCGGCATTGCCCTCGTATATCCAAGGGGTGGGAAAACCCTTTGTTTTCACCCCCAGCGGACAAACCTTCAGTACGCCCATTACCATCACCATGCCCTACAAGGGCTATACCGCACCGACGCTCGTGTATTATTTCGACACGGTGAGCCTGACCTGGAAAACGGACGGGATCACAGTGGTCAGCGTGAATGAGAAAAATCGAACCGTCACCTTCACCACGACGCACTTCACCGTATTCGCTGCTGGCCTGACAAAATCCGCGGGCGGCGGCGATGACGATAATCCGCCCTACCACTACCACCGCGGCGAATGGAACGATGATCACTTTGTAGATTGCTTTGTGGACAGCCTGGGAGGCGCTGGAAGCCTCCCCTTCATTCCGGCGGCACTGGCCATGTTGCTCGCCGCTTTGGGCCTGCGCCGCAAGCAAACCTGA
- a CDS encoding glycogen/starch/alpha-glucan phosphorylase — MKNSALFQSWGRFKKGMDPESIQLAFANHLEYSLSKDQYTATLRDMYTSLALSIRDRLVERWIRTQEVYYEQDVKRVYYLSAEYLMGRVMTNNLINLGMYEQTVEAMNAVHVDFKSILEQEPDMGLGNGGLGRLAACFLDSMATLSIPAYGYGIRYEFGIFDQEIRGLEQVECPENWLQYGNPWEIARPEKTQRVRFQGRVEHVRQPDGSIRAEWVDTNDVIGVAYDTPINGYANETTNTLRLWSARASKEFDLEYFQHGDYMKAVEEKNRSETISKVLYPNDQVYQGRELRLKQQYFFVSCSIQDIIRRYLVNHDDFDQFAAKNAIHMNDTHPSLAVAELMRLLVDEYNLAWEKAWEITTKTCAYTNHTLLAEALEKWQVSMFENLLPRPLEIIYEINKRFLRQVSLRYPENPDKMKQLSLIGEGEEKRVRMAHLAIVGSHSVNGVAALHSRLLMERELNHFYQMFPERFNNKTNGVTPRRWLAAANPGLARLISSAIGEGWVTDLFQLEKLAEKASNQGFIEQWRDVKQENKEDFAALVRDMTGEIINPESIFDFQVKRIHEYKRQTLNILHVVYRWLSLKRGEARDYAPRTFFFGGKAAPGYYMAKLIIKFICHVADMINKDPQTNDLLKVIFLPNYRVSLAERIFPASDVSEQISTAGYEASGTSNMKFAMNGALTVGTADGANGEIREAVGDDNIFIFGLNAEEAAELGSRYNARDYLGDQVLEHVLSHISRGLFNPEDPALFHPLSDMLLGRDKYLNLADFHAYVQCQEQVDALYKDQMEWTKKCILNVARMGFFSSDRTISEYNKDIWKAEPVTVTRGEGKTPDAQGGGDCGGDQ, encoded by the coding sequence ATGAAGAACAGCGCATTGTTTCAAAGTTGGGGCCGGTTCAAAAAGGGGATGGACCCGGAAAGCATTCAACTCGCCTTCGCCAACCACCTGGAATATTCTCTATCCAAGGATCAATACACAGCCACCTTGCGCGACATGTACACCTCCTTGGCCCTATCCATCCGCGACAGGCTTGTGGAGCGCTGGATTCGCACCCAGGAAGTCTATTATGAGCAGGACGTGAAGCGGGTCTACTATCTATCGGCTGAATACCTCATGGGCCGGGTCATGACCAACAACCTTATCAATTTGGGCATGTACGAGCAGACCGTAGAGGCCATGAACGCCGTGCACGTGGATTTTAAAAGCATTCTGGAGCAGGAGCCGGACATGGGGCTTGGCAACGGGGGCCTGGGCAGGCTGGCGGCCTGCTTCCTGGATTCCATGGCCACCCTGAGCATCCCCGCTTACGGCTATGGAATACGCTACGAATTCGGCATCTTCGATCAGGAAATCAGGGGGCTGGAACAGGTGGAATGCCCTGAAAACTGGCTTCAGTACGGCAATCCCTGGGAGATCGCCAGGCCGGAAAAGACGCAGCGGGTGCGCTTTCAGGGGCGGGTCGAACACGTTCGCCAGCCGGACGGAAGCATCCGGGCGGAATGGGTGGACACCAACGACGTGATCGGCGTGGCCTATGATACGCCCATCAACGGGTACGCCAATGAGACGACCAACACCTTGAGGCTCTGGTCGGCCAGGGCTTCCAAGGAATTCGACCTGGAGTATTTCCAGCACGGCGATTATATGAAAGCCGTGGAGGAAAAAAATCGCTCCGAGACCATATCCAAGGTGTTGTATCCCAACGATCAGGTGTATCAGGGCCGGGAATTGCGGCTTAAGCAGCAGTATTTCTTTGTGTCCTGCTCCATACAGGACATTATTCGCCGTTATTTGGTCAATCATGACGACTTTGACCAGTTTGCAGCTAAAAACGCCATTCACATGAACGACACCCATCCGTCCCTGGCGGTGGCCGAACTCATGCGCCTTCTGGTGGACGAGTACAACCTGGCCTGGGAGAAAGCCTGGGAAATCACAACCAAAACTTGCGCATATACCAATCACACCCTGCTGGCCGAGGCCTTGGAAAAATGGCAGGTTTCCATGTTTGAAAACCTCCTGCCGCGGCCTCTTGAAATCATTTACGAAATCAACAAGCGCTTTTTGCGGCAGGTTTCTTTGCGATATCCCGAGAATCCGGATAAAATGAAGCAACTTTCCCTGATTGGAGAAGGGGAGGAGAAGCGCGTGCGCATGGCCCACCTGGCCATTGTGGGCTCCCACTCCGTCAATGGCGTTGCGGCGCTCCACAGCCGCCTTTTGATGGAAAGGGAGCTGAATCATTTCTACCAGATGTTTCCCGAGCGTTTTAACAACAAGACCAACGGCGTCACGCCCAGAAGGTGGCTTGCGGCGGCGAATCCCGGGCTTGCCCGTTTGATTTCCAGCGCCATTGGGGAAGGTTGGGTAACCGATCTTTTTCAATTGGAAAAGTTGGCGGAAAAGGCGTCGAACCAGGGTTTTATTGAGCAATGGCGGGACGTCAAGCAGGAGAACAAGGAGGATTTCGCCGCCCTGGTGCGGGATATGACCGGAGAGATAATCAACCCCGAATCCATATTCGACTTTCAGGTGAAGCGGATCCATGAGTACAAGCGGCAGACCCTGAACATCCTCCACGTGGTCTACCGGTGGCTTTCCCTCAAAAGGGGCGAGGCTCGGGATTACGCGCCCCGGACCTTCTTCTTCGGCGGAAAGGCCGCCCCGGGGTATTACATGGCAAAGCTCATCATCAAGTTCATTTGCCACGTGGCGGATATGATCAACAAAGATCCCCAGACCAATGACCTGCTTAAGGTGATCTTTCTGCCCAATTACAGGGTGTCGCTGGCGGAGCGGATTTTCCCCGCCTCAGACGTTTCGGAGCAGATTTCCACGGCCGGATATGAAGCTTCGGGCACCTCCAATATGAAATTCGCCATGAACGGCGCCTTGACCGTGGGAACGGCGGACGGCGCCAATGGGGAGATCCGGGAAGCGGTGGGGGATGACAACATCTTTATTTTCGGATTGAACGCCGAAGAAGCGGCGGAACTTGGGTCCCGTTACAATGCCCGGGATTATTTGGGGGACCAGGTTTTGGAGCACGTTTTGAGTCACATTTCCAGGGGGCTCTTCAACCCGGAAGATCCGGCCTTGTTCCATCCTTTGTCGGACATGCTGCTCGGGAGGGATAAGTATCTCAATCTGGCCGATTTTCATGCCTACGTCCAATGCCAGGAGCAGGTGGACGCCTTGTATAAGGATCAAATGGAGTGGACGAAAAAGTGCATCTTGAACGTGGCCCGTATGGGCTTTTTTTCGTCCGACAGGACTATTTCGGAGTATAATAAGGACATTTGGAAAGCCGAGCCGGTGACTGTGACCCGCGGGGAGGGAAAGACGCCGGACGCTCAGGGAGGAGGCGATTGTGGGGGGGATCAATAA